A window of Yoonia sp. SS1-5 genomic DNA:
AAGTGCGACCGTGGGTGCGCGCTCCATGGCATCAGCCGGGCCAATCAGACGCACCGCGTTTTTGCCGCTGACATAGTCCAGCAATGGTTGCAGCAACGTGACCTCATGCGCCCGCATCAAATCATGCGCCAGACGCGCGCCCTGCGCACCCGCGCTGCCGCCATGGTGCGCGGCCAACGCGTCAAAATAATCGGCCATCCCCGCACTGGCAGCCACCTGGGCATGGTCCGGCCCTGCGGGTGTGAACCGTTTATACAAGGCATCAGCGTTGAAATGATGCCCCTGATTGGGCAGTTCCATCCCCCAATCCGCGCGGATCACCATGATGCCCTGATGCGGGCCGTAGGTCTTGTAGGCGCTGAAAAGATAAACATCGCACCCCAGCACGCCCACATCCGGCAACCCATGGGGCGCATAGCTGACCCCGTCCACGCAAACCCGGGCGCCTGCATCATGGGCCAGCCGGGTAATCGCGGCCACGTCATTGATCGCCCCCACCACATTCGAACAATGCGGAAAGACAACCAGTGCAGTATCGGCATCCAGCATCTGGGCCAGCACAGCCGGATCAAGCGCGCCCGTCGCCGGGTCGATCTGCCACTCGCGGATCGCGATGCCATCTTCGGCCAGTCGCCGCCACGGGCCTGAATTGGCCTCGTGATCCTGATTGGTCACGATGATATGCTGATCGGGCTTGATCCAGCGGCGGACGGCTTGCGCAAGAACATAGGTGTTCTGGGTCGTCGATGGGCCAAATGACAGCTCTGCGGTTTTGACGCCCAGCATGGCCGCCAGACGTGTCCGGGCCTCGTCCATCTCGGCCCCGGCAAGCTGTGCGGCACCATAAGGGGCATAGGGCTGCACCTTGCGTTCAAGATAATACCGATGCAGCCGGTCAATGACCTGCCGGCAGGTATAGGACCCGCCAGCATTCTCG
This region includes:
- a CDS encoding aminotransferase class V-fold PLP-dependent enzyme, with the translated sequence MDLDIAWVRAQFPAFEQPTLQGQAFFENAGGSYTCRQVIDRLHRYYLERKVQPYAPYGAAQLAGAEMDEARTRLAAMLGVKTAELSFGPSTTQNTYVLAQAVRRWIKPDQHIIVTNQDHEANSGPWRRLAEDGIAIREWQIDPATGALDPAVLAQMLDADTALVVFPHCSNVVGAINDVAAITRLAHDAGARVCVDGVSYAPHGLPDVGVLGCDVYLFSAYKTYGPHQGIMVIRADWGMELPNQGHHFNADALYKRFTPAGPDHAQVAASAGMADYFDALAAHHGGSAGAQGARLAHDLMRAHEVTLLQPLLDYVSGKNAVRLIGPADAMERAPTVALALESNAEEAAAALAPLGIMAGGGDFYAGRPLQACGVDLAKGVLRVSFVHYTTGAEVDALITALDQVM